A stretch of Fimbriimonadaceae bacterium DNA encodes these proteins:
- a CDS encoding sialate O-acetylesterase translates to MVRPLLALASLALSTAPTVASVAMPSLFSDHMVLQRDVPLRVWGWAAPGEIVNVHIAKGEPANRIRSARTVTGPDGKWEVSLLPLPAGGPFELQVLGQNSLAFTDVLAGDVWVGSGQSNMEMAVASSKDAQTEIAAANHPDIRLFTVPRRSTEFPMADAYGTWARCSPETVPRFSAAAYFFGRELRQQLGVPIGLIHSSWGGTPAEAWTPRPWLRAHSVLGQRLGAYLEGLKTYPERKAQWDAEMETWRRKPEAERGPQPRAPGGGPGGGGVPGGLYQGMIAPLVKYPVRGVIWYQGESNAGEPELYSELFPMMITAWRQAWNRPELPFYFVQLANFETGFNWAWVREAQAAALRLPHVGLATAIDVGEARDIHPKNKQAVGRRLALIALADAYRRPVQGFGPTYTGFAVEGSAIRVQFAAAQGLNARGGTVTSLEIAGDDRKFVPATGTVDGQTLVVRSAEVPHPVAVRYAWASNPSANLYNGAGLPAPPFRTDAWPRQ, encoded by the coding sequence ATGGTACGCCCCCTCCTCGCTCTCGCCTCCCTCGCCCTCTCCACCGCGCCCACGGTCGCCTCGGTCGCCATGCCGAGCCTCTTCTCGGACCACATGGTCCTGCAGCGCGACGTGCCGTTGCGGGTGTGGGGCTGGGCCGCGCCTGGCGAAATCGTGAACGTCCACATCGCGAAGGGCGAGCCGGCGAACCGCATCCGCTCCGCGCGGACCGTCACGGGTCCCGATGGCAAGTGGGAAGTTTCCTTGCTTCCGCTCCCGGCGGGAGGCCCCTTCGAACTGCAGGTTCTCGGGCAAAACTCCCTTGCGTTCACGGACGTTTTGGCGGGCGACGTCTGGGTGGGCTCGGGCCAGTCCAACATGGAGATGGCGGTCGCCTCCTCCAAGGACGCGCAGACGGAGATCGCAGCGGCGAACCACCCGGACATCCGGCTGTTCACCGTCCCCCGCCGGTCCACCGAGTTCCCCATGGCCGACGCCTACGGGACGTGGGCCAGGTGTTCGCCCGAAACCGTGCCCCGATTCTCGGCGGCGGCCTACTTCTTCGGTCGGGAGCTGCGGCAGCAGCTGGGAGTCCCCATCGGACTGATCCACTCGTCGTGGGGCGGCACGCCCGCGGAGGCGTGGACACCTCGGCCTTGGCTGCGGGCCCACAGCGTGCTGGGGCAGCGGCTCGGCGCCTACCTCGAGGGCCTCAAAACCTATCCCGAGCGCAAAGCGCAATGGGACGCCGAGATGGAGACCTGGCGTCGGAAGCCCGAGGCCGAACGCGGCCCTCAGCCGCGCGCCCCAGGCGGCGGCCCCGGCGGTGGAGGCGTCCCGGGAGGTTTGTACCAAGGCATGATCGCACCCCTCGTGAAGTATCCCGTCCGCGGCGTCATCTGGTACCAGGGCGAGTCGAATGCGGGCGAGCCCGAGTTGTACTCGGAACTGTTCCCGATGATGATCACCGCCTGGCGCCAGGCGTGGAACCGCCCCGAGCTGCCCTTCTACTTCGTGCAGCTCGCGAACTTCGAGACAGGCTTCAACTGGGCCTGGGTGCGTGAAGCGCAGGCCGCAGCGCTGAGGCTCCCCCACGTGGGACTGGCAACGGCCATCGACGTCGGCGAAGCGAGGGACATCCACCCCAAGAACAAGCAGGCCGTGGGCAGGCGCCTCGCGCTGATCGCCCTCGCCGACGCCTATCGCCGTCCCGTTCAGGGTTTCGGTCCCACCTACACGGGGTTTGCGGTCGAGGGGAGTGCGATCCGAGTGCAGTTCGCCGCGGCGCAAGGGTTGAACGCTCGAGGCGGCACCGTCACCAGCCTCGAGATCGCGGGCGACGATCGGAAGTTCGTTCCCGCGACGGGCACGGTCGACGGACAAACGCTGGTGGTGCGGTCGGCCGAGGTGCCCCACCCCGTGGCCGTCCGATACGCGTGGGCCAGCAACCCGAGCGCCAACCTCTACAACGGTGCGGGGCTCCCC
- a CDS encoding YciI family protein produces MLASLFAVVVLGLQTPPKPNYTFVFFKSGTNKEVLTKEQREEAMTGHLGNLTRLWKEGISPAAGPFGDNTALRGIVVLKGDQGDAKQHFANDPFVKMDKLVVDAHPWFLPDDPFAKVGEDAEMKEYGVVLMYRGPKRGDPATEAAQRLASGHMSHLTALAKDGKVAAAGPFLDDGDLRGIVFFHTADERAALEALAKDPAVEAGWLRIEYHPLWMAKGILK; encoded by the coding sequence ATGCTCGCTTCACTCTTCGCCGTCGTGGTCTTGGGACTCCAGACCCCGCCCAAGCCGAACTACACGTTCGTGTTCTTCAAGAGCGGAACGAACAAGGAGGTGCTGACGAAGGAGCAGCGCGAGGAGGCCATGACGGGCCACCTCGGCAACCTCACCCGGCTTTGGAAGGAGGGGATCTCTCCTGCTGCGGGTCCCTTCGGGGACAACACCGCCCTTCGCGGCATCGTGGTCCTCAAGGGGGACCAAGGCGACGCCAAGCAACACTTTGCCAACGACCCCTTTGTCAAGATGGACAAGCTCGTTGTGGATGCGCACCCGTGGTTCTTGCCCGACGACCCCTTCGCCAAGGTGGGAGAGGACGCAGAGATGAAGGAGTACGGCGTCGTCCTCATGTACCGGGGCCCCAAGCGGGGCGACCCGGCAACAGAGGCGGCGCAACGTCTGGCTTCCGGACACATGTCCCACTTGACAGCCCTCGCCAAGGACGGGAAGGTCGCCGCCGCTGGCCCTTTCCTAGACGACGGGGACCTTCGCGGCATCGTGTTCTTCCACACGGCCGATGAAAGGGCCGCCCTCGAAGCGCTCGCCAAAGACCCCGCGGTCGAGGCCGGTTGGCTCCGCATCGAGTACCACCCGCTCTGGATGGCCAAAGGCATCCTCAAGTAA
- a CDS encoding aldehyde dehydrogenase family protein — MENAPELLSRLHVDLSSRSGEDLVVTSPIDGSALASLRNNSAAEVDHAIARASQAFHAWRDVPAPRRGELVRLFGEELRSHKEDLARLVTLECGKILEEGRGEVQEMIDICDFAVGLSRQLYGLTIASERPNHSMQENWLPLGPIGVISAFNFPVAVWAWNATLAFVCGDPVVWKPSEKTPLTALACQALFERACKRFGAAPDGLSSVVLGDATVGNLLVSDRRLPLISATGSTRMGRAVGPKVAERFGRALLELGGNNAVIVSQRADLDLAMPSILFGAIGTAGQRCTSTRRVIVHRSIADTLYQRLKGALSGVVPRIGDPLDPRTLVGPLIDKDAYTCLEETLAEARRDARELIGGERMHAERWPDAYYVRPALALMPNQTAVVERETFAPLTYLIPYDTLEEALEIHNAVPQGLSSAIMTTDLREAEYFKRRSDCGIANVNIGTSGAEIGGAFGGEKETGGGRESGSDAWKAYMRRQTSTTYFGTEKPALAQGITFE, encoded by the coding sequence GTGGAAAACGCACCCGAACTCCTCTCTCGCCTGCATGTCGACTTGTCCAGCCGTTCCGGCGAAGACCTCGTGGTCACCTCGCCGATCGACGGCTCGGCCTTGGCTTCGCTGAGAAACAACTCGGCGGCCGAGGTGGACCATGCGATCGCCCGTGCGTCCCAGGCGTTCCACGCGTGGCGGGATGTGCCGGCGCCTCGCCGCGGCGAGTTGGTGCGGCTCTTCGGCGAAGAGCTGCGCAGCCACAAGGAGGACCTGGCCCGGCTCGTCACCCTCGAGTGCGGGAAGATCCTCGAAGAGGGCCGCGGCGAAGTCCAGGAGATGATCGACATCTGCGACTTCGCTGTGGGGCTCTCGAGGCAGTTGTATGGATTGACGATCGCCTCGGAACGGCCCAACCACTCGATGCAGGAGAACTGGTTGCCGCTGGGACCGATCGGGGTGATCAGCGCGTTCAACTTCCCCGTGGCCGTGTGGGCGTGGAACGCGACACTCGCCTTCGTCTGCGGCGATCCGGTCGTGTGGAAGCCGTCGGAAAAGACGCCGCTTACGGCCCTCGCGTGCCAGGCGCTGTTCGAACGGGCGTGCAAACGCTTCGGAGCCGCACCCGATGGATTGAGCTCGGTGGTGCTGGGAGATGCGACGGTGGGCAACCTCTTGGTCTCAGACCGTCGCCTCCCTCTCATCAGCGCGACCGGGTCCACCCGGATGGGCCGCGCCGTGGGCCCCAAAGTCGCCGAGCGGTTCGGACGGGCTCTGCTCGAACTGGGCGGCAACAACGCGGTGATCGTCTCCCAGCGCGCCGATCTGGACCTTGCGATGCCGTCGATCCTGTTCGGCGCCATCGGCACTGCGGGTCAGCGGTGCACGTCCACGCGCCGCGTGATCGTCCACCGGTCGATCGCAGACACCCTGTACCAGAGGCTCAAGGGCGCCCTTTCGGGAGTCGTCCCCCGCATCGGCGATCCACTCGACCCGCGCACCCTGGTCGGTCCGCTGATCGACAAGGATGCTTACACGTGCCTTGAGGAGACCCTCGCGGAAGCGCGCCGCGACGCGCGCGAACTGATCGGAGGCGAGCGGATGCACGCGGAGCGCTGGCCCGACGCGTACTACGTCCGTCCCGCGCTCGCGCTGATGCCGAACCAGACGGCGGTGGTCGAGCGGGAAACGTTCGCCCCCCTCACCTACCTGATTCCGTACGACACGCTGGAAGAGGCGCTCGAGATCCACAACGCGGTTCCCCAAGGCCTCTCCTCGGCGATCATGACCACGGACCTGCGCGAGGCGGAGTATTTCAAACGTCGATCCGACTGCGGCATCGCCAACGTGAACATCGGGACGAGCGGCGCGGAGATCGGCGGGGCCTTCGGAGGCGAGAAGGAGACGGGCGGCGGACGCGAGTCCGGCTCCGACGCGTGGAAGGCGTACATGCGCCGCCAGACCAGCACCACCTACTTCGGAACGGAGAAACCCGCGTTGGCCCAAGGCATCACCTTCGAGTAA